A DNA window from Helianthus annuus cultivar XRQ/B chromosome 15, HanXRQr2.0-SUNRISE, whole genome shotgun sequence contains the following coding sequences:
- the LOC110912355 gene encoding glycerol-3-phosphate acyltransferase RAM2, translating into MAGNHKNSDYSSEFPAIATCETFGRDKQTVVSDLDGTLLRGRSSFPYFALVAFEVGGPLRLLFLLLASPIAGILYYFISEAAGIRVLIFATMAGMKVSDIESVARAVLPKFYSSDLHPEAWRVFAACGKRCVLTANPTVMVEPFLKEFLGADMVLGTEIDSWNGRATGLLKTPGVLVGSHKADALLKAFEDASLPELALGDRKTDYPYMKLCKEGYIVPPATSELKPVTVDKLPKPVVFHDGRLVHKLTPFKALITILWIPVGFLLACLRIAAGALLPMPLVYYAFWALGVRVYIKGTPPPPAKKSTGQTGVLFICSHRTLLDPIFLSTSLGRPIPAVTYSLSRLSEIISPIKTVRLNRDRTADANMIKKLLEEGDLVICPEGTTCREPFLLRFSALFAELTNELVPVAMSNKMSMFHGTTARGWKGMDPFYFFMNPSPAYEVTFLNKLPYELTCASGKSSHDVANYIQRTIASSLSYECTNFTRKDKYKMLAGNDGTVDTGKPKVAAGKIMGC; encoded by the exons ATGGCCGGTAATCACAAGAACTCCGACTACTCTAGTGAATTTCCGGCGATCGCGACATGCGAAACATTCGGCCGCGATAAGCAAACCGTGGTTTCCGACTTGGACGGAACCTTGCTCCGGGGACGTAGTTCATTTCCCTATTTTGCCCTTGTAGCATTTGAAGTTGGCGGACCATTAAGACTCCTGTTTTTACTTCTAGCTTCTCCGATCGCCGGAATTCTATACTATTTCATCTCCGAAGCAGCTGGAATCCGTGTTCTTATTTTTGCAACCATGGCCGGGATGAAGGTTTCGGATATTGAATCCGTGGCACGTGCGGTCTTGCCGAAGTTTTACTCTAGTGACTTGCACCCTGAGGCGTGGCGCGTGTTCGCGGCGTGTGGGAAACGGTGTGTGTTGACCGCGAACCCGACGGTGATGGTGGAACCGTTTTTGAAGGAGTTTTTGGGTGCGGATATGGTGTTGGGGACGGAGATTGATAGTTGGAATGGAAGAGCTACCGGACTTTTGAAAACTCCGGGAGTACTCGTCGGAAGTCATAAGGCGGACGCGCTTTTGAAGGCTTTTGAAGATGCTTCACTGCCGGAGTTGGCACTTGGTGACCGGAAAACTGACTACCCATATATGAAGTTATGCAAG GAAGGTTACATCGTACCACCAGCAACATCGGAGCTAAAGCCGGTAACAGTAGACAAACTTCCAAAACCGGTGGTCTTCCACGACGGCAGACTCGTCCACAAACTAACCCCGTTCAAGGCCCTCATAACCATTCTCTGGATTCCGGTAGGGTTTCTCCTCGCATGCCTGCGCATTGCGGCGGGTGCACTCCTCCCAATGCCGCTAGTCTACTACGCCTTTTGGGCACTCGGCGTACGCGTCTACATTAAAGGAACACCACCCCCTCCCGCGAAAAAGTCAACAGGTCAAACGGGAGTCCTCTTTATATGCTCACACCGTACCCTCCTTGACCCGATATTCCTCTCGACCTCACTCGGCCGCCCAATACCCGCGGTCACATACTCGTTGTCGAGACTCTCGGAGATCATATCCCCGATTAAAACAGTCCGGTTAAACCGAGACCGGACAGCCGATGCAAACATGATCAAGAAGCTTTTAGAAGAAGGTGATTTGGTTATATGCCCGGAAGGAACCACTTGTAGAGAACCGTTTTTGCTTCGGTTTTCCGCTTTGTTCGCTGAGCTTACTAACGAGCTCGTTCCAGTCGCAATGTCGAACAAGATGAGCATGTTTCATGGCACCACTGCAAGAGGGTGGAAGGGGATGGATCCGTTTTACTTTTTTATGAACCCTAGTCCGGCTTACGAAGTTACCTTCTTAAATAAGTTACCTTATGAGTTGACTTGTGCAAGTGGTAAATCGAGCCATGATGTCGCGAACTATATTCAACGGACGATTGCGTCGAGTTTGTCATACGAGTGTACGAATTTTACGAGGAAAGATAAGTACAAGATGTTGGCTGGAAATGATGGGACGGTGGACACCGGAAAACCTAAAGTCGCAGCCGGGAAGATCATGGGGTGCTAG